In a single window of the Flavobacterium sp. W4I14 genome:
- a CDS encoding thiol-disulfide isomerase/thioredoxin (product_source=COG0526; cath_funfam=3.40.30.10; cog=COG0526; pfam=PF00085; superfamily=52833), translating to MFLELTEDNLQQYLADNSKVMVQYAASWCGNCRIMKPKFKKLASENEDVAFLIVDAEKLPNSRKFANVDNLPTFAAFEGGSLVDQVQTNKAEGLIELFNKIK from the coding sequence ATGTTTTTAGAATTAACAGAAGATAATCTTCAACAATATTTGGCCGATAACTCAAAGGTGATGGTTCAGTATGCTGCATCATGGTGCGGAAACTGCAGAATCATGAAACCGAAGTTTAAAAAATTGGCTTCAGAAAATGAAGATGTAGCTTTCTTGATTGTTGATGCCGAAAAACTTCCAAACTCACGCAAATTTGCAAACGTTGATAATTTACCAACTTTTGCAGCTTTTGAAGGCGGTAGCTTGGTAGATCAGGTACAAACCAACAAAGCAGAAGGTTTAATTGAACTATTTAACAAGATAAAGTAA
- a CDS encoding aldehyde dehydrogenase (NAD+) (product_source=KO:K00128; cath_funfam=3.40.309.10,3.40.605.10; cog=COG1012; ko=KO:K00128; pfam=PF00171; superfamily=53720), translating to MEEQIKSVFDLQQQYQFGLRKTDAKTRIAKLRRLKQALENAEEEIFAALERDLRKNRFETAVTELFFTYAEIDHAIKRLRSWMKPKSAGRTMSNFFASNKIYYEPKGVCLIIAPWNYPLQLIMSPLISAIAAGNCVILKPSELSAATAGIISKLISNTFDPKEIACFEGDAEVSTALLKLPFDHIFFTGSTAIGKVVMEAAAKNLSSVTLELGGKSPAIIDETCDLQKAAEKIAWGKLVNAGQTCIAPDYVLIKGNKLADFEMHYKAAVQKMFFKEVEINKNDYAKIINTKQYLRLNKLIEEALHDGAVLAFGGKSNGQDLTITPTLLTSVAEGSRIMQEEIFGPILPVVTYNYLQEAIDFVNRKEKPLALYIFSDNKQNQNKVITETSAGGTCVNDVLVHIGNPNLPFGGVNNSGIGSCHGIFGFKTFSHERAVVFQSKLGLTKMIYPPYISKMGLLKWLKKLM from the coding sequence ATGGAAGAACAGATAAAATCAGTTTTCGATTTACAGCAGCAGTATCAATTCGGATTGCGCAAAACGGATGCTAAAACCCGCATCGCAAAACTAAGGCGGCTTAAACAGGCATTAGAAAATGCTGAGGAAGAAATTTTTGCAGCATTGGAGCGAGACTTACGCAAAAACCGCTTCGAAACCGCAGTAACGGAACTGTTTTTTACTTATGCTGAAATAGATCACGCCATAAAAAGGCTGCGGAGCTGGATGAAACCAAAATCGGCAGGCAGGACCATGAGCAATTTTTTTGCCAGCAATAAAATTTATTATGAACCAAAAGGCGTTTGCCTGATTATTGCTCCCTGGAATTATCCGTTACAATTGATTATGAGTCCGTTGATTTCTGCCATAGCAGCAGGAAATTGCGTTATACTAAAACCATCTGAATTGAGTGCGGCGACAGCGGGTATAATCAGCAAACTGATCTCCAATACGTTTGATCCAAAAGAAATTGCCTGTTTCGAAGGTGATGCCGAAGTTTCTACAGCGCTGTTAAAACTTCCTTTTGACCATATATTTTTTACCGGAAGCACCGCAATTGGTAAGGTGGTGATGGAAGCTGCGGCAAAAAACCTGAGTTCAGTTACCTTAGAGCTTGGCGGTAAATCGCCAGCTATTATAGATGAAACCTGCGACTTACAAAAAGCTGCGGAAAAAATTGCCTGGGGCAAATTAGTTAATGCCGGACAAACCTGTATTGCTCCGGATTATGTATTAATTAAAGGAAATAAGCTCGCCGATTTTGAAATGCACTATAAGGCAGCGGTTCAAAAAATGTTCTTTAAAGAAGTGGAAATTAACAAAAATGATTATGCTAAAATCATCAATACAAAACAGTATCTGCGCTTAAATAAATTGATTGAAGAAGCCCTTCATGATGGTGCTGTATTGGCCTTTGGTGGAAAATCGAATGGGCAAGATTTAACCATTACCCCAACGCTTTTAACTTCGGTAGCTGAGGGTAGCAGGATTATGCAGGAAGAAATTTTTGGACCAATTTTGCCTGTAGTTACTTACAACTATCTACAGGAGGCGATTGATTTTGTGAACAGGAAAGAAAAGCCTTTGGCACTTTATATTTTCTCAGACAATAAACAGAATCAAAATAAAGTTATTACTGAAACGAGCGCAGGCGGGACCTGTGTAAATGATGTATTGGTACATATCGGTAATCCTAATTTGCCTTTCGGCGGGGTAAACAATAGCGGTATAGGCAGCTGTCATGGTATTTTTGGCTTTAAAACCTTTTCGCATGAAAGGGCAGTGGTTTTCCAGTCGAAGTTGGGATTGACCAAAATGATTTATCCACCTTACATATCAAAAATGGGGTTGCTAAAATGGCTAAAAAAACTAATGTAG
- a CDS encoding 4,5-DOPA dioxygenase extradiol (product_source=KO:K15777; cath_funfam=3.40.830.10; cog=COG3384; ko=KO:K15777; pfam=PF02900; superfamily=53213): protein MSTLSQFRSFTQRLPQTDLMPTLFIGHGSPMNGIENNEFSQSWAELAKNIPVPKAVLVVSAHWYTHGTFVTAMDFPSTLHDFGGFPQALFDVQYPAPGNPKLAAEIPNLIHSTSVGLDHDWGLDHGTWTVVKHMYPNADIPVLQLSIDYTKSPEQHYEIAKEIYALRKKGILVLGSGNMVHNLRMLSWEMINGGGYDWAIEMNNKFKNLIANGDHKPLINYRNLGADAMLAIPTPEHYLPLIYTLGMKNDKEEVSFFNDKAVGGSLTMTSVLVG, encoded by the coding sequence ATGTCTACACTATCTCAATTCAGAAGTTTTACTCAACGTTTGCCCCAAACGGATTTAATGCCAACGCTTTTTATCGGTCATGGCTCGCCAATGAATGGCATCGAAAACAATGAGTTTAGCCAGAGTTGGGCAGAACTGGCAAAAAACATTCCCGTTCCGAAAGCCGTGCTGGTGGTATCGGCACATTGGTACACACACGGAACCTTTGTTACGGCGATGGATTTTCCAAGCACCCTTCACGATTTTGGTGGTTTTCCGCAAGCACTTTTTGATGTTCAATATCCTGCCCCGGGTAATCCGAAACTTGCTGCAGAAATTCCGAATTTAATCCACTCCACTTCCGTTGGTTTGGACCATGACTGGGGGTTAGATCATGGTACCTGGACAGTGGTAAAACACATGTACCCAAATGCCGATATTCCAGTTTTGCAATTAAGTATCGATTATACCAAATCGCCTGAACAGCATTACGAAATCGCCAAAGAAATTTATGCGCTCCGTAAAAAAGGGATATTGGTTTTGGGCAGCGGAAACATGGTACACAACCTCCGCATGTTAAGCTGGGAAATGATTAATGGTGGCGGTTACGATTGGGCAATTGAAATGAACAATAAGTTTAAAAATTTAATTGCCAACGGCGATCACAAACCTTTGATTAACTATCGCAACCTGGGTGCGGATGCCATGTTGGCTATCCCTACGCCAGAGCATTATTTACCGCTCATTTATACCCTTGGAATGAAAAATGACAAAGAAGAGGTTTCTTTCTTTAATGACAAAGCGGTTGGTGGTTCGTTAACCATGACATCGGTTTTGGTGGGATAA
- a CDS encoding dipeptidyl aminopeptidase/acylaminoacyl peptidase (product_source=COG1506; cath_funfam=2.140.10.30,3.40.50.1820; cleavage_site_network=SignalP-noTM; cog=COG1506; pfam=PF00326,PF00930; superfamily=53474,82171), producing the protein MKKYLLFLLLCAGEYTFAQQLAPLTVEKIMRDPKWMGVAPTNFRWTADSKTLYFNWNPENKAKEELFKVSATATKPVKAAEKEDEKLLSLNYTYNTDHSLGLIEKSGDVYLQNFKNNKETRLTSTQERENSPVFLTNGNIVYQLGDNLFEVDLKSAGTKQLTNFVKGKKAGRAETKPLTEQDNWLKAQQTELFDIIKKRNAETRSGARGGRGRSGATSADSKPLKELYTEDKFLNGVTISPDGHFITYKLTTPAQNNHSTIVPNYITSSGYTEDIPGRTKVGENENISQGFIYDTQKDSVYAIQTATIPGIKDLPDYLKDYPKELDTLKKKNADRPVNFFGPLWNDNGSTAIVVATSTDNKDRWILKLDALTGKFSLIDRQRDEAWIGGPGISGFYQGSTGWIDNNRFYYQSEATGFSHLYVANVATGDKKQLTSGKWEVQSVQLSKDRSTFYLKTNKEHPGITNLFKISVNGGELVQITAMKGLNDITLSPDEKYIAINYSFMDKPGELYLQPNKVGAKAEKITQSTSAEFNSYKWRQPDMVSFKNRYGADVYARVYKSDNPHPNHPAVVFVHGAGYLQNVHFGWSTYFREFMFNNLLADNGYTVIDIDYTGSSGYGRDHRTGIYRHMGGKDLTDQVDGVKFLVEKYGANRQHVGLYGGSYGGFITLMAMFNESDVFASGAALRSVTDWAHYNHGYTSNILNEPFNDPIAYKRSSPIYFADKLKGNLLMAHGMVDVNVHFQDIVRISQRFIELGKNNWELAVYPVEDHGFIEPSSWTDEYKRIFKLYENTLKK; encoded by the coding sequence ATGAAGAAATATTTACTTTTCCTTTTGCTTTGCGCAGGCGAATATACTTTTGCGCAACAATTAGCGCCTTTAACCGTCGAAAAGATAATGCGCGATCCAAAGTGGATGGGCGTTGCACCGACTAATTTCCGTTGGACTGCAGATAGCAAAACCCTATACTTCAACTGGAACCCTGAAAATAAAGCTAAAGAAGAATTATTTAAAGTTTCGGCAACAGCTACCAAACCCGTTAAAGCGGCAGAAAAGGAAGATGAAAAGCTTTTAAGTTTAAACTATACCTATAACACTGACCACTCGCTTGGTTTAATCGAAAAAAGTGGCGATGTCTATTTGCAGAATTTCAAAAACAATAAAGAAACACGGTTAACCAGCACGCAAGAGCGAGAAAACAGCCCTGTTTTTTTAACCAATGGAAATATCGTTTATCAATTGGGTGATAATTTATTTGAAGTAGATTTAAAATCTGCCGGAACCAAACAGCTCACTAATTTTGTTAAAGGTAAAAAAGCAGGCCGAGCAGAAACAAAGCCGCTTACCGAACAGGATAACTGGTTAAAGGCACAGCAAACCGAATTGTTTGATATCATTAAAAAAAGAAATGCAGAAACCAGAAGCGGTGCCCGTGGTGGAAGAGGCCGTTCTGGCGCAACATCTGCAGATTCAAAACCATTAAAAGAGCTTTATACAGAAGATAAATTTTTAAATGGTGTAACCATTAGTCCTGATGGCCATTTCATTACTTATAAATTAACCACACCAGCGCAGAATAACCATAGCACTATTGTTCCGAATTATATCACATCGTCAGGCTATACCGAAGATATTCCTGGCAGAACAAAGGTTGGGGAAAATGAAAATATTTCGCAGGGCTTTATCTACGATACCCAAAAAGATTCTGTTTATGCCATTCAGACGGCTACTATACCGGGCATTAAAGATCTTCCTGATTACCTTAAAGATTATCCAAAAGAATTGGATACACTAAAAAAGAAAAACGCAGACAGACCTGTAAATTTTTTCGGCCCACTTTGGAACGATAACGGAAGTACGGCAATTGTCGTGGCTACGTCTACCGACAATAAAGACCGTTGGATCTTAAAATTAGATGCCTTAACTGGTAAATTTTCTTTAATAGACCGTCAACGGGATGAAGCCTGGATTGGTGGCCCGGGCATTAGTGGCTTTTACCAAGGTAGCACCGGATGGATAGACAATAACCGCTTCTATTACCAAAGCGAAGCTACCGGATTCTCACACCTTTATGTAGCCAATGTTGCCACAGGCGATAAAAAACAACTAACATCTGGCAAATGGGAGGTACAATCTGTTCAGCTCTCAAAGGATAGAAGTACATTTTATCTTAAAACAAATAAGGAGCACCCAGGGATTACAAACTTGTTTAAAATCAGTGTAAACGGTGGTGAGCTTGTTCAGATTACCGCCATGAAAGGCTTAAATGATATCACCCTCTCTCCTGACGAAAAATACATAGCCATTAATTATTCCTTTATGGATAAGCCAGGAGAGTTATATCTTCAGCCAAATAAGGTTGGTGCCAAAGCCGAAAAAATTACTCAATCTACCTCTGCCGAATTTAATTCTTATAAGTGGCGTCAACCTGATATGGTAAGTTTTAAAAACCGTTATGGTGCAGATGTTTATGCGAGGGTTTATAAATCCGATAATCCACATCCTAATCACCCTGCGGTAGTTTTTGTTCATGGTGCAGGCTATCTTCAAAATGTGCATTTCGGCTGGAGCACTTACTTCCGCGAATTCATGTTCAATAACTTACTGGCCGATAACGGTTACACGGTAATTGATATCGATTATACCGGAAGTTCTGGTTATGGCCGCGATCACCGTACAGGCATTTACCGCCACATGGGTGGAAAAGATTTAACCGACCAGGTTGATGGCGTTAAGTTTTTGGTAGAGAAATACGGCGCTAATCGCCAACATGTTGGCTTATATGGTGGCTCTTACGGTGGTTTTATTACCTTGATGGCGATGTTTAATGAATCGGATGTTTTTGCCAGTGGTGCAGCATTACGCTCAGTTACCGATTGGGCGCATTATAACCATGGTTATACTTCTAATATTTTAAACGAACCTTTTAACGATCCTATTGCTTACAAAAGAAGCTCACCGATCTATTTCGCCGATAAATTAAAGGGCAACCTTTTAATGGCACATGGAATGGTTGATGTGAATGTTCACTTTCAGGATATTGTTCGTATTAGTCAACGTTTCATCGAGTTGGGTAAAAACAATTGGGAGCTTGCCGTTTATCCGGTTGAAGACCATGGTTTTATCGAGCCTAGCAGCTGGACTGATGAGTACAAAAGGATATTTAAACTGTATGAAAATACGTTGAAGAAGTAG
- a CDS encoding polyisoprenoid-binding protein YceI (product_source=COG2353; cath_funfam=2.40.128.110; cog=COG2353; pfam=PF04264; smart=SM00867; superfamily=101874; transmembrane_helix_parts=Inside_1_26,TMhelix_27_46,Outside_47_213): MIFQTTLAKNLIASSQLKLNYILMKKLFLFLIATSISVASFAQTSWKIDPMHSFVNFSVKHMGISFVDGSFKKFDGTVTASKPDLTDAKISFTVDVNSITTGVDMRDGHLKTDDFFNVATYPTMKFESTSFKKLSGNNYELSGKLTIRDVTKDVKFAVVYGGTAKDQQGNTKAGFGATTTINRLDYNIKYDPTGAGVAKDVAIKLNLEFVQGK, translated from the coding sequence ATGATTTTTCAAACCACATTGGCGAAAAATCTGATAGCTTCATCACAGTTAAAACTAAATTATATACTGATGAAAAAATTATTTTTATTTCTGATCGCTACCTCAATCAGTGTAGCATCATTTGCACAAACAAGCTGGAAAATAGACCCAATGCACTCGTTTGTTAACTTTTCGGTTAAACATATGGGCATTTCTTTCGTTGATGGTTCTTTTAAAAAATTCGACGGAACAGTTACCGCTTCTAAACCAGATTTAACGGATGCTAAAATCAGCTTTACCGTTGATGTAAATAGCATTACTACTGGTGTTGATATGAGAGATGGCCACTTAAAAACTGACGATTTTTTTAATGTGGCAACTTACCCAACCATGAAATTCGAAAGCACTTCTTTCAAAAAATTAAGTGGCAACAACTACGAATTAAGTGGCAAATTAACCATTCGTGATGTAACCAAAGATGTAAAATTTGCTGTTGTTTACGGCGGTACAGCTAAAGATCAACAAGGCAACACTAAAGCAGGTTTTGGTGCTACAACAACCATTAACCGCTTAGATTATAATATTAAATATGATCCAACTGGAGCTGGCGTTGCAAAAGATGTTGCCATTAAATTAAACCTTGAGTTTGTTCAAGGGAAATAA
- a CDS encoding hypothetical protein (product_source=Hypo-rule applied; cath_funfam=1.20.120.450; pfam=PF12867; superfamily=109854) — MDLEQLKYPIGQFSMPEVFDQKQIDIWISEIETLPDQLRKATENLTEKELNQTYRPEGWTLRQVIHHIPDSHINAYIRFKQAITEDVPIIRPYYEERWAETGEAKNGDIKLSIDLLAALHQRWVAFLKTLKSEDYQRKYIHPAQGKELTLANMLGMYAWHGKHHLAHITNTIAK; from the coding sequence ATGGATTTAGAGCAGCTTAAATACCCGATTGGCCAATTTTCAATGCCAGAAGTTTTCGATCAAAAGCAAATCGATATATGGATTTCCGAAATAGAAACTTTGCCTGATCAGCTTAGAAAAGCTACTGAAAATTTGACCGAAAAAGAATTAAACCAAACTTATCGCCCCGAAGGATGGACGTTGAGGCAAGTTATTCACCACATTCCCGATAGCCACATCAATGCTTATATCCGTTTCAAACAAGCCATTACTGAAGATGTTCCCATAATCAGGCCATATTACGAAGAACGCTGGGCCGAAACTGGGGAAGCAAAAAATGGCGATATCAAATTATCTATAGATTTATTGGCTGCTTTACACCAACGTTGGGTTGCTTTTTTAAAAACATTGAAATCCGAAGATTATCAGCGAAAATACATTCACCCGGCTCAGGGAAAAGAACTTACCTTAGCAAACATGTTGGGTATGTACGCCTGGCATGGAAAACATCATTTGGCACACATTACAAATACAATAGCAAAATGA
- a CDS encoding copper chaperone CopZ/uncharacterized membrane protein YphA (DoxX/SURF4 family) (product_source=COG2608/COG2259; cath_funfam=3.30.70.100; cog=COG2259,COG2608; pfam=PF00403; superfamily=55008,81442; transmembrane_helix_parts=Inside_1_88,TMhelix_89_108,Outside_109_112,TMhelix_113_135,Inside_136_154,TMhelix_155_172,Outside_173_176,TMhelix_177_199,Inside_200_211,TMhelix_212_234,Outside_235_239) — translation MTHTYQLTGMTCGGCENKVKSNLLVLPDVTSVEVSKDTNSATISMDKHIGLDTLQQALGGSESKYQISATHHSETLEEAKSWAETYKPILLIFGYVTAISLMVSWQSGGINFMVFMRIFMAGFFLTFSFFKMLNLKAFAESYAMYDIVAKKFGAWGYIYAFIELGLGLSFALNLSPVVVNWVTLIVMTVSILGVLESVLNKKKIQCACLGAVFNLPMSTVTIVEDAIMIAMSAAMLILM, via the coding sequence ATGACACACACCTATCAACTTACCGGCATGACTTGTGGCGGTTGCGAAAATAAAGTAAAAAGTAACCTGCTCGTTTTACCAGATGTAACTTCTGTTGAGGTTTCGAAAGATACCAATTCTGCTACCATTAGTATGGATAAACATATTGGCTTAGATACACTCCAACAAGCTTTGGGCGGATCAGAAAGCAAATATCAAATTTCTGCCACCCACCATAGCGAAACACTTGAAGAAGCAAAATCGTGGGCCGAAACTTATAAACCTATTTTGTTGATATTCGGATATGTTACCGCAATATCACTTATGGTTTCGTGGCAATCGGGCGGAATTAATTTCATGGTGTTTATGCGCATTTTTATGGCTGGTTTCTTCCTCACCTTCTCTTTCTTTAAAATGCTTAACCTGAAAGCTTTCGCCGAAAGTTATGCCATGTACGATATCGTAGCCAAAAAATTTGGTGCGTGGGGTTACATCTATGCTTTTATCGAACTTGGATTGGGATTATCTTTTGCTTTAAACTTATCTCCTGTAGTCGTAAACTGGGTTACGCTAATTGTAATGACGGTGAGCATCCTTGGTGTTTTGGAAAGTGTTTTAAACAAGAAAAAGATTCAGTGTGCCTGTTTAGGTGCAGTTTTTAACCTACCCATGAGTACCGTAACCATCGTTGAAGATGCCATTATGATTGCGATGAGTGCAGCGATGCTGATTTTGATGTAA
- a CDS encoding peroxiredoxin (alkyl hydroperoxide reductase subunit C) (product_source=KO:K03386; cath_funfam=3.40.30.10; cog=COG0450; ko=KO:K03386; pfam=PF00578,PF10417; superfamily=52833) encodes MAIVGKKFPSVSIDAMSDMGDDLKINVFEEAVNKNSKVLLFWYPKDFTFVCPTELHAFQAALPEFEKRNTIVIGASCDTNEVHFAWLNTPKDNGGIEGVTYPILADTHRQLSGILDILDQEVNYDEEGNESFSGSNVSFRATYLIDETGKVFHESVNDMPLGRNVKEYLRLIDAYAHVQKHGEVCPANWEEGKEAMNANRTGVAEYLAAN; translated from the coding sequence ATGGCAATAGTAGGCAAAAAATTCCCGAGTGTTAGTATTGATGCAATGTCAGACATGGGTGATGACTTGAAAATCAATGTGTTTGAAGAAGCTGTAAACAAAAATAGCAAAGTTTTATTGTTCTGGTATCCAAAAGACTTTACTTTCGTTTGCCCTACAGAATTACACGCTTTCCAAGCTGCTTTACCTGAGTTTGAAAAAAGAAATACGATTGTAATCGGTGCATCTTGCGATACCAACGAAGTTCACTTCGCCTGGTTAAATACACCAAAAGATAACGGCGGTATTGAAGGTGTTACTTACCCGATCTTAGCTGATACCCACAGACAATTATCTGGCATCCTTGATATTTTAGATCAGGAAGTTAACTATGATGAAGAAGGAAACGAATCTTTCTCAGGATCAAATGTTTCTTTCAGAGCTACTTATTTAATCGACGAAACTGGTAAAGTTTTCCACGAAAGTGTGAACGATATGCCATTAGGCAGAAACGTTAAAGAATATTTACGTTTAATTGATGCTTATGCTCACGTTCAAAAACATGGCGAAGTTTGTCCTGCAAACTGGGAAGAAGGAAAAGAAGCAATGAATGCAAACAGAACTGGCGTAGCTGAATATTTGGCCGCCAACTAA
- a CDS encoding hypothetical protein (product_source=Hypo-rule applied; superfamily=55103) — MKIPVIRQLFQNTTPAQLETTLEVLEAFCEFRGVSEHEVDVAGEMITNICGALEVHQMVSEGAAEKDALNAFGQKVMGSIDR; from the coding sequence ATGAAGATTCCGGTTATAAGACAATTATTTCAAAACACCACTCCAGCACAACTGGAAACAACTTTGGAGGTTTTAGAGGCTTTTTGCGAGTTTAGAGGGGTTAGCGAACACGAAGTTGATGTTGCGGGCGAAATGATTACCAATATCTGTGGTGCCTTAGAAGTACATCAGATGGTAAGCGAAGGTGCTGCCGAAAAGGATGCATTAAATGCTTTCGGCCAAAAGGTAATGGGTTCGATTGATCGATAA
- a CDS encoding hypothetical protein (product_source=Hypo-rule applied; cleavage_site_network=SignalP-noTM; pfam=PF19780): MKRTRLIFMALIVIGFCTNASAQKNPSKTFAFILGSWEMQTAKGKIVEQWVQNPDKTLSGKSYRINAKGDSALTETLKIKKIGKDTFYCSTVTGQNEGKETCFKLINTKDATYVFEDKTHDFPQRIVYQNQGKAEMLAWIEGELNGKSRKSEFRYKRQ, from the coding sequence ATGAAAAGAACTCGTTTAATTTTTATGGCCTTAATCGTTATTGGCTTTTGCACCAATGCGAGCGCACAAAAAAATCCTTCAAAAACCTTTGCTTTCATTTTAGGCTCTTGGGAAATGCAAACCGCCAAGGGTAAAATAGTAGAACAGTGGGTGCAAAATCCAGATAAAACACTCAGCGGCAAAAGCTATCGAATAAATGCCAAAGGTGATAGTGCGCTTACCGAAACCCTTAAGATCAAAAAGATTGGAAAAGATACTTTTTATTGTTCAACTGTAACAGGACAGAACGAAGGAAAAGAAACTTGTTTCAAACTTATTAATACGAAAGATGCGACCTATGTTTTCGAAGACAAAACACACGATTTTCCACAGCGGATAGTTTATCAAAATCAAGGTAAAGCCGAAATGCTCGCCTGGATTGAAGGCGAGCTTAATGGTAAAAGCCGAAAATCGGAGTTTAGGTATAAGCGGCAATAG
- a CDS encoding hypothetical protein (product_source=Hypo-rule applied; cath_funfam=3.50.50.60; superfamily=51905) produces MKRLFSVFAFIIPVVIHAQTLKTDVLVIGSGDAAYSASFQSFRSGVKTILLTQKEQLDLKRISESKPKEVTIFYQSFLKREIENAKNLNAPKPKQDKKKPLKVTVDSTQLLNVINGSPYTEIKRSGSSWEVKLTKDKSIKAKVLVMADNPEKLMTALKITGLNPATSNQLNYSDNLYRTTVASVSSKGPNFLSLYSLLIPNQENLLYISTDQFEIGPAAGAIAAYAAFFDTKTSLSNLKRIQGELLAYKHTLMPFGDVKAIDSNWLAIQKVGVTGIIKAEVKQDKAYFNPEKDVTYDEIKQPIKDYYYKAQIWFDDHQHIPINLENTIAMVCYVGNKSVEAIKTELQKKWNKNYKFSSKYDLKKVLTRREFAVIINEYLKPFDDVNVDKTGGVIR; encoded by the coding sequence ATGAAAAGATTGTTTTCTGTTTTCGCATTCATAATTCCGGTAGTTATACATGCCCAAACCTTAAAAACAGATGTATTGGTTATTGGAAGTGGCGATGCTGCTTATTCAGCATCTTTTCAATCGTTCAGATCTGGTGTTAAAACAATTCTGCTTACACAAAAGGAACAGCTTGATCTTAAGAGAATTTCTGAAAGCAAACCCAAAGAAGTAACTATTTTTTATCAAAGCTTTTTAAAAAGGGAGATTGAAAACGCCAAAAACTTAAATGCACCTAAACCAAAGCAAGACAAAAAGAAACCACTAAAAGTGACAGTTGATAGTACTCAGCTTTTAAATGTAATCAATGGTAGTCCTTATACTGAAATTAAACGCTCAGGCAGTAGCTGGGAAGTGAAACTCACCAAAGACAAAAGCATTAAGGCAAAAGTTCTGGTTATGGCCGATAATCCAGAAAAGTTAATGACTGCGTTAAAAATTACGGGCTTAAATCCTGCAACTTCAAATCAATTAAATTATAGCGATAACTTATATAGAACAACAGTAGCAAGTGTTTCGTCCAAAGGGCCCAATTTTTTATCATTATACAGCTTGCTCATCCCCAACCAAGAAAACCTTTTATATATTTCTACCGATCAGTTCGAAATTGGCCCTGCTGCTGGTGCAATCGCAGCCTATGCTGCATTTTTCGACACCAAAACCAGTTTGTCAAATTTAAAAAGGATCCAGGGTGAGTTATTGGCCTATAAACATACGTTAATGCCTTTTGGGGATGTAAAAGCGATTGATTCTAACTGGCTGGCCATCCAAAAAGTGGGTGTAACGGGAATTATCAAAGCAGAAGTAAAACAAGATAAAGCCTATTTCAATCCCGAAAAAGATGTTACCTACGATGAAATTAAGCAGCCGATCAAAGATTATTATTACAAGGCCCAGATCTGGTTCGATGATCATCAGCATATTCCCATCAATTTAGAAAATACCATTGCGATGGTTTGTTATGTCGGCAATAAATCTGTTGAGGCAATCAAAACCGAACTGCAAAAAAAGTGGAACAAAAATTATAAGTTTTCTTCTAAATACGACCTTAAAAAAGTGTTAACCAGACGAGAATTTGCAGTAATCATCAACGAGTACCTAAAGCCTTTCGATGATGTGAATGTGGATAAAACCGGAGGAGTAATCCGCTAG